A genomic segment from Bradyrhizobium sp. ISRA430 encodes:
- a CDS encoding IS66 family transposase has translation MYRLVMAIRPDALPTDPSALTEMVLALDAENEKLRVAMQTLKEMIFGKRSERLAVLVDEQLALELGDLEADARLCAPANDDVAVAKPSGKPRKKARRNIGALPKHLPRCEQVLEPEATACPCCQGQLHKIGEDVSEVLDVIPAILRVLRTIRPKYGCRSCTDGVVQVKALPRLIESGMASTALVSHVVVSKFAWYLPLYRQVQILAGQGVHLDRATLAGWVKRAAWWLKSLYELQLRAIQAAPRLFCDETPMPVLDPGRHRTRICQFWAHAMDDRPWGGPSPPAVAYVFAGLIIHDLEKAIRSGRIPRRGLPYEGVLGLMLPPAHSHL, from the coding sequence ATGTATCGTCTGGTCATGGCGATTCGTCCCGACGCTCTCCCGACCGATCCGTCAGCTCTGACCGAGATGGTGCTCGCGCTTGACGCCGAGAACGAGAAGCTGCGCGTAGCAATGCAGACGCTCAAGGAGATGATCTTCGGGAAGCGCTCGGAGCGGCTTGCGGTGCTCGTCGACGAACAGCTTGCGCTCGAGCTGGGCGATCTTGAGGCCGACGCGAGGCTGTGTGCGCCCGCCAACGACGATGTGGCTGTGGCGAAGCCATCCGGCAAACCGCGCAAGAAGGCGCGCCGCAACATCGGCGCGCTGCCCAAGCACCTGCCGCGCTGTGAGCAGGTGCTGGAGCCGGAGGCGACCGCCTGCCCGTGCTGCCAGGGCCAGCTCCACAAGATCGGCGAGGACGTCAGCGAGGTGCTGGACGTGATCCCGGCGATCCTGCGGGTGCTGCGGACGATCCGTCCCAAATATGGCTGCCGCAGCTGCACCGATGGTGTGGTCCAGGTGAAGGCGTTGCCACGCCTGATCGAGAGCGGCATGGCCTCGACCGCACTCGTGAGCCACGTGGTGGTCTCGAAGTTCGCCTGGTATCTGCCGCTGTACCGACAGGTGCAAATCCTGGCCGGCCAGGGTGTCCATCTCGACCGGGCGACGCTCGCCGGTTGGGTGAAGCGTGCAGCCTGGTGGCTCAAGAGCCTTTATGAGCTCCAGCTGCGCGCGATCCAGGCCGCGCCGCGCCTGTTCTGCGACGAGACGCCGATGCCGGTGCTCGATCCCGGACGACATCGCACCCGCATCTGCCAGTTCTGGGCGCATGCGATGGATGACCGGCCATGGGGCGGCCCCTCGCCGCCGGCGGTCGCCTACGTGTTCGCCGGATTAATCATCCATGACCTTGAGAAAGCTATCCGTTCCGGCCGTATCCCAAGGCGAGGGTTACCGTATGAAGGTGTACTCGGCTTGATGTTGCCTCCAGCGCATAGCCATCTCTAA
- a CDS encoding pentapeptide repeat-containing protein, whose translation MSQTIGADSKCTANEGAEHWSDPKHNLLSDGDFVRYWSRAADRLRAVAAVGRRTQEAIRRTGIGLQLSSENFNGHDLSDFPLRRCTLNRAQLYGAKLDRADLSGANLICPGLERASFRGAKLDFAYMHAIAAQVCNFDDASLRNVIDATGSLFHGCSMKRTRFDNAMLSGLLAYQCDASGAVFDGAELQGSTINECFLPSASFRFAKLSQLTITKAHLASCSFFQSKGNCLSIVRPTSVDGLVLEGAHLPYLRLSKVSGRIAARAMSAPYADIHLSNLPNAELEQVDLTEARLLSVSLSNANLVGAVLNGASIHSCQLDGANLSLASGECISITESTMRAAKLSGFRGRCAFVRDCDLEHADLSQAYLYRSMITGDPPQSMALHEANLEGSNLVQAYLAAGMTRTNLEATRAAYVRMNQSSLREANLSGMSPFQASFVKADFSGAKITTFEPPFFADRCPGLQAALKGDEPREPSSYLTEFSSLIRRGREGST comes from the coding sequence ATGTCGCAAACGATCGGCGCTGATAGCAAGTGCACCGCGAATGAAGGGGCAGAGCACTGGTCAGATCCGAAACACAATCTTTTATCAGATGGCGACTTTGTTCGGTACTGGAGCCGAGCTGCCGATCGGCTGCGCGCGGTGGCCGCCGTCGGGAGGCGAACCCAAGAGGCGATCAGAAGGACCGGGATTGGCTTGCAGCTATCCTCCGAGAACTTTAACGGTCACGACCTGTCAGATTTCCCGTTGCGACGCTGTACTCTCAATCGTGCGCAGCTCTACGGAGCAAAGTTGGATCGGGCAGACCTTTCTGGGGCGAATCTTATCTGTCCGGGGCTAGAAAGGGCAAGTTTCCGCGGGGCCAAGCTCGATTTTGCGTATATGCATGCGATTGCAGCGCAGGTCTGCAACTTCGATGATGCCAGTCTGCGCAATGTAATTGATGCAACAGGCAGCCTGTTTCACGGTTGCAGCATGAAAAGGACACGCTTTGATAACGCCATGCTCAGCGGGCTTCTCGCTTACCAATGCGACGCGAGTGGTGCTGTATTCGATGGCGCGGAGCTACAGGGTTCGACCATCAATGAATGTTTCCTTCCTTCCGCTTCCTTCCGCTTTGCCAAGCTGAGCCAACTCACGATCACGAAAGCACATCTGGCGTCTTGCTCGTTCTTCCAGTCAAAGGGGAACTGTTTATCGATTGTGCGTCCCACCTCGGTCGATGGTCTTGTCCTGGAAGGCGCTCATCTTCCGTATCTGAGACTCTCAAAGGTAAGCGGCCGCATTGCAGCGAGAGCCATGAGCGCACCATATGCTGATATTCACTTGTCAAATCTTCCAAATGCGGAGCTTGAGCAGGTAGACCTGACCGAGGCGCGGCTTTTGTCCGTAAGCTTGTCCAACGCAAACCTCGTCGGTGCCGTGCTCAACGGTGCATCCATTCATTCCTGCCAGCTCGATGGAGCGAACCTGTCTCTGGCATCAGGCGAATGCATTTCGATAACAGAGAGCACCATGCGAGCAGCCAAATTATCGGGCTTTCGTGGCCGCTGTGCCTTTGTGCGCGACTGCGACCTCGAGCATGCGGACTTATCCCAGGCTTACCTCTACAGGTCGATGATCACCGGTGATCCCCCGCAATCAATGGCACTGCATGAGGCAAATCTCGAAGGATCGAATCTCGTTCAGGCATATCTCGCCGCAGGAATGACGAGAACCAATCTGGAGGCAACGCGGGCCGCGTACGTTCGCATGAACCAATCGTCCTTGCGCGAGGCGAACCTGAGTGGGATGTCGCCGTTCCAGGCCAGCTTCGTAAAGGCGGACTTTTCGGGCGCTAAGATAACCACATTCGAGCCACCGTTCTTTGCAGACCGATGCCCGGGCCTACAGGCCGCTCTGAAGGGGGATGAGCCACGCGAGCCATCAAGCTATCTAACTGAATTCTCATCGTTGATCAGACGGGGGCGAGAAGGGTCCACCTGA
- a CDS encoding pantoate--beta-alanine ligase gives MHLACLSAGKAFIREVARTGQTIGTVHTLGALHLGHAELIRRAASENDVAIVTVYPNKIQLRPGGSYDFNLDEDIGLALRSGATAVISSNDTEMFPPGYRTFVSQGDCDLRLGGRDAYLKEAVTGAVRWICYARPTRSYFGLKDIGQAILVKRAVADLLLDCEIRFVPTVRYKNGVPISSRLRRFSRSELDELSCLFTALNHSRKEIAQGLSTVKDLVASATSQIKFRHFKLDFVRIVGADNFEDLEQVKLPFIIFGAATAHGLRIFDNIYVPDQDTLVKGPSDIWIDLPEQS, from the coding sequence ATGCATCTGGCATGTCTTTCCGCAGGTAAAGCGTTCATCCGGGAGGTGGCGAGAACAGGGCAGACGATCGGGACGGTACATACTCTCGGCGCCCTGCATCTTGGGCATGCAGAACTGATCAGAAGGGCGGCATCGGAGAATGACGTCGCGATCGTCACAGTCTACCCGAACAAGATCCAGCTTAGACCAGGTGGGAGCTACGATTTCAATTTGGACGAGGACATTGGACTTGCATTGCGTTCGGGAGCAACTGCCGTAATTTCCTCCAACGACACCGAAATGTTCCCGCCTGGCTATCGAACCTTTGTATCGCAAGGCGACTGTGATTTGCGTTTAGGGGGCCGTGATGCGTATTTGAAGGAAGCCGTTACCGGGGCAGTCCGCTGGATCTGCTATGCTAGGCCAACTCGCAGCTACTTCGGCCTGAAAGATATCGGTCAGGCGATCCTGGTGAAGCGCGCCGTCGCAGACCTCCTTCTGGATTGCGAGATAAGGTTTGTGCCGACGGTGAGATACAAGAATGGAGTGCCCATTTCGTCGCGCTTGAGGCGATTTAGCCGTTCCGAGCTTGATGAGCTGTCGTGTCTTTTCACAGCACTCAACCATTCGAGGAAAGAGATCGCCCAAGGGTTATCTACCGTCAAGGATCTGGTCGCGTCGGCTACATCTCAGATCAAGTTCCGACACTTTAAGCTCGATTTTGTTCGAATCGTCGGCGCTGACAACTTCGAAGACCTGGAGCAAGTCAAGCTCCCTTTCATCATTTTTGGAGCGGCAACGGCTCATGGTCTCAGGATCTTCGATAATATCTACGTTCCAGATCAGGATACTCTCGTGAAGGGTCCTTCGGATATCTGGATCGATCTGCCTGAACAGTCCTAG
- a CDS encoding ABC transporter permease, whose protein sequence is MTLISMMGSDAVKIVAHHPIVWFARRIFSGVVVVWAAATFAFLIQCVLPGDRAQIIINATSGNVGLASSAELAAINAKYGFDQPLAIQYGKYILRILHGDLGESYQQHRPVAGIIAEQIGPTIILAVTALLFAWIIAILTTLFIAGRDNIWAKLLNDTQVFFATAPPYWLATILLVVFAVKLRIFPVIGGSSPTGLILPTLALALELSGFFGQVVQNEFTRVLEQPFVTSARARGMSDFGVRLRHVLRHAALPGITLSGWALGKLLSGAILIEVVFARQGLGGVLVAATSSRDVPIVSGAVLISAGLFVLVSLIVDLTYRVVDPRIKLT, encoded by the coding sequence GGCGTGGTCGTGGTGTGGGCGGCCGCAACCTTTGCGTTCTTGATTCAATGTGTGCTCCCTGGCGACCGCGCCCAGATCATCATCAATGCGACAAGTGGCAACGTCGGACTCGCGTCCTCGGCAGAACTTGCGGCGATCAATGCGAAATACGGATTTGACCAACCGCTCGCGATTCAATACGGAAAATACATACTGCGAATCCTTCATGGAGACCTTGGCGAGTCATACCAGCAGCATCGGCCTGTCGCAGGGATCATCGCGGAACAGATTGGCCCTACCATTATTCTGGCGGTCACCGCGCTGCTGTTCGCATGGATTATCGCAATCCTGACGACCTTGTTCATCGCCGGCAGAGACAACATATGGGCGAAGTTGCTCAATGACACGCAGGTCTTTTTTGCAACCGCGCCGCCCTATTGGCTGGCCACAATTCTGCTGGTCGTTTTTGCGGTAAAGCTGCGCATTTTCCCGGTCATCGGTGGAAGTTCTCCGACCGGGCTCATTCTGCCGACACTTGCGTTGGCTCTTGAATTATCGGGCTTTTTCGGACAAGTCGTTCAGAACGAGTTCACGCGCGTGCTCGAGCAGCCCTTCGTTACGTCCGCGCGCGCCCGAGGCATGAGTGATTTCGGCGTCAGGCTTCGCCATGTCCTCCGCCATGCCGCATTGCCTGGCATTACTTTATCAGGTTGGGCGCTCGGCAAACTTCTTTCGGGCGCGATTTTGATCGAGGTGGTTTTCGCCCGTCAAGGCCTAGGTGGAGTCCTTGTTGCTGCGACGTCCTCGCGAGACGTTCCGATTGTCTCGGGAGCTGTTTTGATTTCTGCGGGCCTGTTCGTTCTTGTCAGTTTGATTGTCGATCTGACTTACCGGGTCGTCGATCCCAGGATCAAGTTGACATGA
- a CDS encoding ABC transporter permease → MSMFAEATVSRPLKEVLAIVRHVPFRVAACLIIIGLFALAAVAPKVLQTHDPLAIDLRSSLQSPSIAHWLGTDQLGRDLYSRVVEGAGQSLAIGLGATALSMSIAIVFGVTAALYGGVCDSILSRVVDVLFAIPTLLLALVFVTVFGPSVLTEVIAVGIGTAPGYARMIRGQMLAIKGTGYVEAAKVLGHPFPRIVWRHILPNAMNPLTAMVTIGVGQAIIWASGLAFLGLGVAPPAPEWGALLNAGRNYVIYAWWLEIIPGLAVTAFALSLTIIGRHLQDHLEGKT, encoded by the coding sequence ATGAGCATGTTCGCCGAAGCCACCGTGTCTCGGCCGCTCAAAGAAGTCCTGGCAATCGTCCGCCATGTTCCGTTCCGAGTTGCCGCCTGTCTTATCATCATTGGCCTCTTTGCCCTCGCGGCTGTGGCGCCAAAGGTGCTGCAGACGCACGATCCGCTCGCTATTGATTTGAGATCGTCATTGCAGTCTCCGTCGATCGCCCATTGGTTGGGAACTGATCAATTGGGTCGAGATCTTTACTCTCGAGTAGTCGAGGGGGCAGGCCAATCCCTGGCTATTGGACTAGGCGCAACGGCGCTGAGCATGTCCATTGCGATCGTTTTCGGCGTCACCGCCGCACTTTATGGTGGCGTATGCGACAGCATCCTGAGCCGGGTTGTCGACGTGCTCTTCGCAATTCCCACGCTCCTGCTCGCCCTTGTGTTCGTGACCGTTTTTGGGCCGTCGGTACTGACTGAGGTCATAGCTGTCGGAATCGGCACAGCGCCAGGCTATGCGCGCATGATCAGGGGCCAGATGCTTGCCATCAAGGGGACAGGGTATGTGGAGGCCGCTAAGGTGCTGGGCCATCCATTTCCCCGTATTGTCTGGAGGCATATTCTTCCCAACGCCATGAACCCGCTGACGGCAATGGTGACGATCGGCGTAGGTCAGGCGATTATATGGGCCTCCGGTCTTGCTTTTCTGGGACTCGGCGTCGCTCCCCCGGCGCCTGAATGGGGCGCGCTGCTCAATGCCGGGCGCAATTATGTAATCTACGCCTGGTGGCTGGAGATCATCCCCGGTCTGGCAGTTACGGCGTTTGCCCTCAGCCTCACCATCATCGGGCGCCATCTACAGGACCATCTGGAAGGAAAAACGTGA
- a CDS encoding ABC transporter ATP-binding protein, protein MSQGRLQPVPQQPDLLTVDSLRVSFGRGIDEKAVVRSISFSLQPGRCLAIVGESGSGKSVTARALIGLAGRYANVHARQLSFDGTDLMGLNDRAWRRIRGNEIGFVFQDALVSLDPLRRIGKEIGEGLLLHGAVSSREELAQRVIALLKLVGVPDPETKAEQLPHQLSGGQRQRALIASALALDPRILIADEPTTALDVTVQAHVLSLLEETKTRGKALILISHDLAVVSRVADEILVMRGGEVVERGNAVQIFKDPGHPYTKQLLDAVPSGRPRGSRLSPSTIVRSPARQTQPAVQSPPKSCPILLEATSLVKRFKGPDGTLRAAVDGVSFELRSGETLGIVGESGSGKSTMARMVLALEEPDEGAVQFAGRPWTTLAERERRARRRSLSIIYQDPLGSFDPRWTVGRIISDSLSSDVETRRKRQERVIELLDLVGLSQALLDRRPLELSGGQRQRVAIARAIAPNPAVIVCDEPVSALDVSIQAQVLDLLCYLKDHLGVSYLFISHDLSVVRHISDRVIVMRRGRIVDSGATEEIFRNPQSEYTKSLIAAMPRLVRDHQIDHSATILEEGIA, encoded by the coding sequence ATGTCGCAGGGTCGCCTCCAGCCTGTCCCGCAGCAGCCGGACCTCCTCACGGTCGATTCGCTGCGTGTTTCCTTCGGTCGCGGCATCGACGAGAAAGCGGTTGTGCGCAGTATATCCTTCTCCCTCCAACCGGGACGGTGTCTTGCGATTGTCGGTGAATCCGGCTCGGGCAAGAGCGTGACTGCGCGGGCTCTCATAGGCCTCGCTGGTCGCTACGCCAATGTTCATGCACGCCAGCTAAGCTTCGACGGGACGGACCTGATGGGTCTTAACGATCGTGCCTGGCGGCGCATCCGCGGCAACGAGATTGGCTTTGTATTTCAGGATGCACTCGTCTCACTTGACCCGCTTCGCCGGATCGGCAAAGAGATTGGTGAAGGCTTGCTCCTCCACGGCGCGGTATCATCACGCGAGGAGCTCGCGCAGCGCGTCATTGCTCTCCTTAAGCTCGTCGGTGTCCCTGACCCCGAGACCAAGGCCGAGCAGCTGCCGCATCAATTATCCGGCGGCCAGCGTCAACGGGCTCTCATCGCGTCGGCACTTGCGCTCGATCCCCGCATCCTGATCGCCGACGAGCCGACGACCGCTCTCGATGTGACGGTGCAAGCTCATGTGCTGTCACTCCTTGAGGAGACCAAAACGAGGGGCAAGGCTCTGATCCTGATCAGTCACGATCTGGCGGTGGTCTCCCGCGTAGCGGATGAGATCCTCGTCATGCGAGGAGGCGAGGTCGTCGAACGCGGTAACGCCGTCCAGATATTCAAAGATCCGGGGCACCCCTATACTAAGCAGCTGCTGGACGCCGTGCCATCAGGCCGGCCGCGCGGCTCACGCCTCTCACCATCGACTATTGTGCGTTCGCCTGCCCGGCAAACGCAGCCAGCCGTGCAATCGCCGCCGAAATCTTGTCCCATCCTGCTCGAAGCGACAAGTCTGGTGAAGCGCTTCAAGGGCCCGGATGGCACTTTACGGGCGGCTGTGGACGGCGTCTCCTTCGAACTGCGATCCGGCGAGACTTTGGGCATCGTAGGTGAGTCCGGATCAGGAAAGTCAACGATGGCGCGCATGGTCCTGGCGCTCGAGGAGCCTGATGAGGGAGCCGTTCAGTTTGCAGGCCGGCCTTGGACCACGCTCGCCGAGCGCGAACGGCGAGCTCGGCGGCGGTCGCTATCGATCATTTACCAGGATCCTCTTGGCTCGTTTGATCCACGTTGGACGGTCGGACGCATCATATCGGACAGCCTTTCGAGCGACGTTGAGACACGGCGCAAGCGGCAGGAGCGTGTAATTGAGCTGCTCGATCTGGTTGGGCTATCCCAGGCCTTGCTCGACCGACGACCGCTCGAGCTCTCCGGCGGCCAGCGCCAGCGCGTTGCGATCGCCCGCGCGATCGCACCAAATCCTGCGGTAATCGTCTGCGATGAGCCGGTTTCGGCGCTCGACGTATCGATCCAGGCCCAGGTCTTGGACCTGCTCTGCTATCTGAAGGACCACCTCGGCGTAAGTTATCTCTTCATCTCGCATGATCTCAGTGTTGTTCGTCACATCAGCGATCGCGTCATAGTTATGCGCCGGGGGAGAATCGTCGATAGTGGCGCCACTGAAGAGATATTTCGCAATCCACAGTCTGAATATACCAAGAGCCTTATCGCCGCCATGCCGCGTCTTGTGCGCGACCACCAGATAGATCATTCAGCTACGATCCTCGAAGAAGGCATCGCATGA
- a CDS encoding transposase, with protein MANAMLDARQEDDSYRRVEVITGERRRRRWTGEEKARIVAESFGEGANISEVARRNGVSRGLLTVWRRQVAAAVVGKAPNFVPIQIDAESGSGTASEPERISRLQTKPLEIAAPPAKVCGVVEIEVNGARIRVEPGVELATLSTVLAALRGVR; from the coding sequence ATGGCAAATGCCATGCTTGATGCCAGGCAGGAAGATGACTCCTATCGTCGCGTCGAGGTGATCACTGGGGAGCGCCGACGGCGTCGGTGGACGGGCGAGGAGAAGGCCCGGATCGTGGCGGAGAGCTTTGGGGAGGGTGCGAACATCTCCGAGGTTGCGCGGCGCAATGGCGTTTCGCGCGGGCTGCTTACGGTGTGGCGACGCCAAGTTGCGGCGGCGGTGGTGGGCAAGGCGCCGAACTTCGTGCCAATCCAAATTGATGCCGAGAGCGGTAGCGGGACAGCCAGCGAGCCCGAGCGTATTTCGCGGCTACAGACGAAGCCTTTGGAGATCGCCGCGCCGCCGGCCAAGGTTTGCGGGGTTGTCGAGATCGAGGTGAACGGGGCGCGCATCCGGGTCGAGCCGGGCGTGGAGCTGGCGACGCTGTCGACCGTGCTGGCGGCGCTTCGGGGCGTCCGGTGA
- the tnpB gene encoding IS66 family insertion sequence element accessory protein TnpB (TnpB, as the term is used for proteins encoded by IS66 family insertion elements, is considered an accessory protein, since TnpC, encoded by a neighboring gene, is a DDE family transposase.), which produces MIALRSDLKVVLATQPVDFRKSVHTLSALVSEALRANPYCGDVFVFRSKRMDRVKLLAWDGSGMVLVTKWLHQGHFTWPPIRDGVVHLSATQLAMLLDGLEWTRVSPKPVKQPAVVG; this is translated from the coding sequence GTGATTGCGCTACGCTCTGACCTCAAGGTGGTGCTGGCGACACAGCCGGTCGATTTCCGCAAGTCGGTGCATACGCTGTCGGCACTGGTGAGCGAAGCGCTGCGTGCGAACCCGTATTGTGGCGACGTCTTCGTGTTCCGCAGCAAACGCATGGACAGAGTGAAGCTTCTGGCGTGGGACGGCAGCGGCATGGTGCTGGTGACGAAGTGGTTGCACCAAGGGCACTTCACCTGGCCGCCGATCCGCGACGGCGTGGTGCATCTAAGTGCGACGCAGCTCGCGATGCTGCTCGACGGACTCGAGTGGACGCGCGTCTCTCCCAAGCCTGTGAAGCAGCCGGCCGTTGTCGGCTGA
- a CDS encoding cytochrome P450, with translation MTRRSEDYRAEDSCVIPLSKLDVSEGKRFQDDSIWACFERLRKEDPVHYCQDSAHGPYWSVTKYRDIVAVDTNHKAFSSEEGVTIVDVPGEHWTPSFIKMGPPKHAEQRNTVSPIVGPESLTKLESLIRSRVRAILAGLPRNEAFNWVDMVSIELTTQMLATLFDFPFEDRRLLTYWSDVAVTAPKAGHAIDSWDKRSTILSECLDYFTRLWNERIKAEPRLDLISLMAHSPATRQMEPSEFLGNLILLIVGGNDTTRNSITGGLLFMSQYPSELRKLIDNPKLISSAVHEIIRYQTPIAHMRRTAAIDSIVGGKQIRKGDKVVMWYISGNRDEEIIENANNFVIDRKNVRQHLSFGFGIHRCLGRHLAQLQLRVLWEEILSAELWFEIVGEPERIASNFVHGYSALPVRIAA, from the coding sequence ATGACAAGGCGATCGGAAGATTATAGGGCTGAGGATTCGTGTGTTATCCCGCTGAGCAAGCTGGATGTAAGCGAGGGCAAGCGCTTTCAAGACGACAGCATCTGGGCTTGCTTTGAGCGGTTGCGAAAGGAAGATCCCGTTCACTACTGTCAAGACAGCGCTCATGGTCCATATTGGTCCGTAACGAAATACCGGGATATCGTAGCCGTAGACACAAACCACAAAGCGTTCTCGTCAGAAGAAGGTGTCACTATTGTCGACGTGCCTGGCGAGCACTGGACCCCGAGTTTCATCAAGATGGGGCCTCCAAAGCACGCCGAGCAGCGCAATACCGTGAGCCCGATCGTCGGACCGGAAAGCTTGACGAAGCTCGAAAGCTTGATCCGGTCTCGGGTCAGGGCGATTCTCGCGGGCTTGCCGCGCAATGAGGCCTTCAACTGGGTGGACATGGTGTCCATAGAGTTGACGACGCAAATGCTCGCCACGCTGTTCGACTTCCCATTTGAGGATCGGCGACTGCTGACCTATTGGTCAGACGTCGCTGTTACAGCTCCGAAAGCAGGCCATGCAATCGACAGCTGGGACAAGCGAAGCACCATCTTGTCCGAGTGCCTGGACTATTTCACCCGGCTTTGGAACGAGCGCATCAAAGCCGAGCCGCGCCTCGACCTGATTTCCCTGATGGCGCATTCGCCCGCCACACGGCAGATGGAGCCGAGCGAGTTTCTCGGAAATCTGATTCTGCTGATCGTTGGGGGAAACGACACCACGCGCAACTCAATTACCGGCGGCCTCCTGTTCATGAGTCAGTACCCCTCCGAGCTGCGAAAGCTAATTGACAATCCCAAGCTGATCTCAAGCGCCGTGCACGAGATCATTCGGTACCAGACGCCAATTGCACATATGCGCCGTACCGCCGCGATCGACAGCATCGTAGGCGGAAAACAGATCAGGAAAGGCGACAAGGTCGTCATGTGGTACATCTCCGGTAACAGGGACGAAGAGATCATTGAGAATGCCAACAATTTCGTGATAGATCGCAAGAATGTGAGGCAGCATCTCTCGTTTGGATTCGGCATCCATCGCTGTCTTGGTCGACATCTTGCGCAGCTGCAGTTGAGAGTCCTCTGGGAAGAGATTTTGTCTGCGGAATTGTGGTTCGAGATTGTCGGCGAACCCGAGCGGATTGCATCTAACTTCGTGCACGGCTATTCCGCTCTCCCCGTGCGGATTGCAGCCTAG